The genomic DNA ACCGAATTCCTGGAAGGCCCAGAAGCTGCCCGTGCGGCAAAGGCCGGTCTGAATCTCGTCGATCATGAAGAGGATGCCGCGCTCGCGGCACAGCTTTTGGACGCCGCGCAGGTATTCGGGCGGCAGGGGCCTTACGCCGCCCTCGCCCTGGATGACTTCGAGCAGCACGGCGGCGGTCATTTCGCTCACGACCCCTTCCAGAGCGTGCATGTCGTTCCAAGGGACGGTGACGAAGCCCTCGGGTAGCGGGTCGAAGCCTTCTTTGACCTTGTCCTGGCCCGTGGCCGTGAGGGTTGCCAGGGTGCGGCCGTGGAACGACCCGGCGAGGGTCACGACCTCGTAGGCTTTCGAGCCGCGCGTCAGACGGTGGTAGCGGCGGGCCAGCTTGATGGCCGCTTCGTTGGCCTCCGCGCCGGAGTTGCAGAAGAAGACCTTGTCGCAGTGGCAGGTCTCCAGGATGCGCTGGGCCAGGGCCACCTGCTCGCGTTGATAGAAGAGGTTCGAGACGTGGACGAGCTTGTCCGCCTGGTCGCGGATGACCTCGGTGATCTCGGGATGGCAGTGACCGAGGCTGGTCACGGCGATGCCCGAGAGCAGGTCCACGTATTCGCGCCCCGCGAAGTCGTAGAGCCGCGCGCCTCTGGCACGGGCGATGCCCAGGGGGTAACGGCCGTAGGTGTGGCAGATGGCCGAAAGCTCGCAGGTCGTGATTTCTTCGAAGGATGTTTTCATGGCCGTCACAGGAGCCTGTTAGAGGTTGCCGGTGTGCCCGAAGCCGCCCGCGCCCCGCGCGGTGTCGGAAAGCTCGGCCCGGATCGATATTTCTGGAGCCCGGAAGGGCATGAACACGAGTTGCGCGATGCGTTCGCCGCGCGTGACGGTCCTCGGCTCACACGAGGTGTTGAGCAGGCAGACCGTGATCTCGCCCCGGTAGTCGGGGTCGATGACGCCCACGCCCTGGGCCACGGTCAGGCCGTCTCGCGCGCCAAGCCCGCTGCGCGAGAAGACGAAGCCCGCGATGCCGGGTTCGCCGATCTCGATGGCCAGGCCCGCGCCGACCATGGCCCGCCGTCCGGGGTCGATGGTCAGGGAATCCTGGTCGAGGCAGGCGCGCAGGTCGATCCCGGCGCTGTGCTCAGTGGCGCGGCGCAAGGGGTGCTCCTCCCAGACAGGATGGAGGATCTTGAACTTCACGGGCAGAAGATCGTGCGTGGACGGCATGTGGGGCTCCGGATGCGTTCGTTGCGGGCCGCGAAAGTAGTCCGAAGCCTCGCAAAAGGCAACACGCCACGGGTCTTTCCCGAAGCATTGCTTTTTGGCCCCGCTTTGGGCACTGATGGGAATGGATCATGCCGTGCGGATCATGCGTCCGTCCGGCGAGAACGCGTCAACGTCAAGGAGAGTGCATGCGCCCAATCCGCAGCTTCAGCGTCATCCCGAGGCTTCCCCCCAAGCTCGAAGTGCTTTGGGATTTGGCCTACAACTACTGGTTCTGCTGGAACGACGGCGTAAGCGATCTGTTCGCTCAGATCGATCTGGACATCTGGCGCGAGTGCCACGGCAATCCCGTGGCTTTTCTGAACCAACTGCCGCAAAAAATCCTGGAGGAACTGGCCCGCGACGAATTCTTCGTCGAGCGCGTGCGCGACGCCAAGAAGAACCTGGACGACTATCTGGCTCGCACCGTTTCGCCCGTGCCTTTTCCCGGCCACGAGGGCCGTACACCGGCCGTGGCCTATTTCAGCGCTGAGTTCGGCATCGACGCCAGCCTGCCCGTCTATTCGGGTGGTCTGGGCATCCTCGCGGGCGACCATCTGAAGTCCGCCTCCGACCTGAACGTTCCGTTGGTGGCCATCGGCTTGGCTTATAAAAAGGGCTACTTCAGACAATACCTGACGCCCGACGGCTGGCAGCAGGAACGCTATCCGGACTCGGACTTCGAACAACTGCCCATGAGTTTGGTCAAGAACGACGATGGCGACCCGCTGACCATCTCCGTGGACATGGCCGGGCGCGAATGCCGCGCCCAGGTCTGGAAAGTGGCTGTGGGCCGCATTTCGCTTCTGCTGCTCGACGCCAACATCGCCGATAACGATCCCGATCTGCGCGAAGTCACCGCCCAACTTTACGGCGGAGATTGGGAGATGCGCATCCGCCAGGAAATACTGCTCGGCATCGGCGGCATCAGGGCGCTTTGGGCCATGGGGCTTGCGCCCACGGTCATCCACATGAACGAGGGGCATTCCGCCTTCGCCGGGCTTGAGCGCATCCGCGTCTTCATGTCCGAAAGCAAGCTCGCCTTCGAGGCGGCCGTGGAGCTGACCGCGTCCACCTCGGTCTTCACCACCCACACTCCGGTTCCGGCAGGCAACGACCGCTTCGATCCGGGGTTGATGCAGAAATATTTCGAGGGCTACGCAAAGAGCCTTGGACTGGCCTTCAAGGTCTTTTTGGCCCTTGGCCGCGAAGACCCGCGCAACGACGCCGAAACCTTCTGTATGACCGTGCTCGCGCTTCGGCTCTCGCGTTTCAACAACGGCGTCTCTGAGTTGCACGGCAAGGTTTCGCGCAACATGTGGAAGCGCGTCTGGCCGCAGTATCCCGTGGACGACGTTCCCATCAGCGCCATCACCAACGGCGTGCACCAGCCATCCTTCGTGGCCCCGGACATGGCCGCCCTCTATGATCGCTATCTGGGCATTAACTGGAAGGAAGACCCCGACTGCGCGCGGGTCTGGCGTCAGGCGCAGAACATCCCCGATTCGGAGTTGTGGCGTACCCACGAGCGGCTGCGTGAGCGGCTGGTCGATTACGCTCGCCACCGCGTGGCCGACACGCAACGCAAGCGCGGAGCGAGGCGGCGCGAAGTGGAGGAGTCACTCGAAATCCTCGACCCCCGCGCCCTGACCATCTGCTTCGCCCGTCGCTTCGCCACTTACAAGCGGGCCAACCTGCTGTTCATGGACGTGGAGCGCCTGAAGCGGCTGGTGGGCAACCCCGACAAGCCCGTGCAGTTCATCTTCGCGGGCAAGGCGCACCCCCAGGACAACGAAGGCAAGAAGCTCATCCAGCAGATTATCCAATTGTCGCGTACGCCCGAACTCAAGAACAAGATAGTCTTCCTCGAAGACTACGACATGAGCGTGGCTCGCTTCATGGTCCAGGGCGGCGACGTGTGGCTGAACAATCCGCGCGTGCCTCTCGAAGCCTGCGGCACCTCGGGCATGAAGGCCATGTCCAACGGCGTGCTCAACGTCAGCACCCTGGACGGCTGGTGGGCCGAGGCGTATCAGCCCGACAATTCCGTAGGCTACGGCATCGGCCAGGGCGAGATATACGACGATTGGGACTACCAGGATTTCGTGGAGAGTCAGACGCTGTACAACGTCTTGGAGAACGACGTCGTTCCCGACTTCTACGACCGGGGGCACGGCAACATGCCGCGCGGTTGGGTGCGGCGCATGAAAAACGCCCTGGTCCACCTCGGCGCGGCCTTCAGCGCGCACCGCATGGTCGAGGACTACGTGCGCAACGCCTACATCCCGGCCTTCAAGAACTACCGAGAACTGGCCGCCAGGGATTTCGCCAAGGCCAAGCAGATGGCGTCCTGGCGCATGGACGTCATGACCAAGTGGGGTGATATCCACATCCGCAACGTGCGGACCGAATCCCCGACGCAAGTCTTCGTCGGCGAACCGTTCCTCATCGAGGCCGAGGTCTGGCTGGCGGGACTCCCCGTGGACGACGTGCGCGTGGAGCTTTATGCCGGGCCCATCAATCAGGACGGCGACGTGGATCGGAGGCGGACCATCGCCATGTCTCCAGACGGCGAGACCGAGGACGGCTGGAAAATATTCAAGGGCGAGCTTTTGCCCCAGGAGGCGGGCCGTTTCGGCTTCACCATCCGCATCCTGCCGTTCCATCCGCTGCTGATCGACCCGCGTTCGCTTGGCCTGATACGCTGGGTGGGCTAGGCGATCGTGGAATAAGCGTCATTCGTTGCTTTGGCGCGAAGAATCACGTCCCGCGCGCAGGCTAGGCCTCGCGGGGACGTGATTCTTTTATGCCTTTGCGTTCGGCGCCGTTGTGCGGCAGCCAGGGAAAGGGCTTGTCGGCAGCCCCTGACAGTGCAGTCCTCGACCCGGTTCGCAGCGGGGTTGCGCTCGGACCGTAAGCTGGCGTACAGGACGGGCCAGGGGGAAATCGCGCCGTTTCGGCGTGTCCGCGAAGCCCGGATCATGGGTGTTCCATGTCGTTCCTGAAAAAGCTCCTGAACGTCGCTTCCGGCAAGAAGGAAGGTTCTGAACGCAGAACCGCCTTCAGGGTCGAAATCCCGCAATTGCGCGCCAAGCTTTCGGGCAAGCCCGTCAGCGTCAGCGTGCGCGACATCAGCGCCACGGGCATCTCGCTCAATTCCGTGGCCAAGGAATTCACGCCCGGCGGCGAGATGGCCGTGAACCTTTTTCTGGGGGCCCGGATGCTCGTCTCCGGTCTGGTCGTACGCATCGTGCGCGTGGGCGACGGCCACGTGGGCGGGCAGTTCGTGAAGCTTTCGCCCCAGCAATCGGACTTTCTGCACTCCCTGACCTTGGAAGAGCAGAAGCGGCTGGCCGAAAA from Alkalidesulfovibrio alkalitolerans DSM 16529 includes the following:
- a CDS encoding aspartate aminotransferase family protein, whose protein sequence is MKTSFEEITTCELSAICHTYGRYPLGIARARGARLYDFAGREYVDLLSGIAVTSLGHCHPEITEVIRDQADKLVHVSNLFYQREQVALAQRILETCHCDKVFFCNSGAEANEAAIKLARRYHRLTRGSKAYEVVTLAGSFHGRTLATLTATGQDKVKEGFDPLPEGFVTVPWNDMHALEGVVSEMTAAVLLEVIQGEGGVRPLPPEYLRGVQKLCRERGILFMIDEIQTGLCRTGSFWAFQEFGLTPDIFTSAKALANGLPMGAMLATDEVARAFSPGSHATTFGGGALLSRVADKVIEIMQRDNLAERAREMGTYAKDRFRELAALNPGRIADVRGRGMILGIELSAPGKAVWEKLLDKGFVLNLTQDKVLRLLPPLTIERADIDLFAQALDETLKETA
- the dut gene encoding dUTP diphosphatase; this encodes MPSTHDLLPVKFKILHPVWEEHPLRRATEHSAGIDLRACLDQDSLTIDPGRRAMVGAGLAIEIGEPGIAGFVFSRSGLGARDGLTVAQGVGVIDPDYRGEITVCLLNTSCEPRTVTRGERIAQLVFMPFRAPEISIRAELSDTARGAGGFGHTGNL
- the glgP gene encoding alpha-glucan family phosphorylase, with translation MRPIRSFSVIPRLPPKLEVLWDLAYNYWFCWNDGVSDLFAQIDLDIWRECHGNPVAFLNQLPQKILEELARDEFFVERVRDAKKNLDDYLARTVSPVPFPGHEGRTPAVAYFSAEFGIDASLPVYSGGLGILAGDHLKSASDLNVPLVAIGLAYKKGYFRQYLTPDGWQQERYPDSDFEQLPMSLVKNDDGDPLTISVDMAGRECRAQVWKVAVGRISLLLLDANIADNDPDLREVTAQLYGGDWEMRIRQEILLGIGGIRALWAMGLAPTVIHMNEGHSAFAGLERIRVFMSESKLAFEAAVELTASTSVFTTHTPVPAGNDRFDPGLMQKYFEGYAKSLGLAFKVFLALGREDPRNDAETFCMTVLALRLSRFNNGVSELHGKVSRNMWKRVWPQYPVDDVPISAITNGVHQPSFVAPDMAALYDRYLGINWKEDPDCARVWRQAQNIPDSELWRTHERLRERLVDYARHRVADTQRKRGARRREVEESLEILDPRALTICFARRFATYKRANLLFMDVERLKRLVGNPDKPVQFIFAGKAHPQDNEGKKLIQQIIQLSRTPELKNKIVFLEDYDMSVARFMVQGGDVWLNNPRVPLEACGTSGMKAMSNGVLNVSTLDGWWAEAYQPDNSVGYGIGQGEIYDDWDYQDFVESQTLYNVLENDVVPDFYDRGHGNMPRGWVRRMKNALVHLGAAFSAHRMVEDYVRNAYIPAFKNYRELAARDFAKAKQMASWRMDVMTKWGDIHIRNVRTESPTQVFVGEPFLIEAEVWLAGLPVDDVRVELYAGPINQDGDVDRRRTIAMSPDGETEDGWKIFKGELLPQEAGRFGFTIRILPFHPLLIDPRSLGLIRWVG
- a CDS encoding PilZ domain-containing protein encodes the protein MSFLKKLLNVASGKKEGSERRTAFRVEIPQLRAKLSGKPVSVSVRDISATGISLNSVAKEFTPGGEMAVNLFLGARMLVSGLVVRIVRVGDGHVGGQFVKLSPQQSDFLHSLTLEEQKRLAEKKKEAESRAAK